A genomic window from Vitis riparia cultivar Riparia Gloire de Montpellier isolate 1030 chromosome 18, EGFV_Vit.rip_1.0, whole genome shotgun sequence includes:
- the LOC117905794 gene encoding disease resistance protein RUN1-like codes for MASVDSTFAPQWKYDVFLSFRGEDTGKTFTDHLYTALDENGFYAFRDDGKHEKGEEIAPEFLTAIEESKISILVFSKNYASSRWCLDELETIIKSMKKPGRMVMPVFYHVDASEVRDQIGSCEVFLSHERDAEETKEKVNRWRAALREASNLVGWPLHNHRGQKKFKRYSSAV; via the exons ATGGCGTCTGTTGATTCTACTTTTGCCCCTCAATGGAAGTACGATGTCTTCTTGAGTTTTAGAGGAGAAGACACTGGTAAAACTTTTACCGATCATCTCTATACAGCTTTGGATGAGAATGGATTTTATGCCTTCAGAGACGATGGAAAACATGAGAAAGGGGAAGAAATTGCGCCAGAATTCTTGACAGCTATTGAAGAATCAAAGATTTCCATCCTTGTATTTTCGAAGAACTATGCTTCTTCGAGGTGGTGTTTAGATGAGCTGGAAACCATAATTAAGTCTATGAAAAAACCGGGTCGAATGGTTATGCCGGTGTTCTACCATGTTGATGCATCAGAAGTGCGAGATCAGATCGGAAGTTGTGAAGTATTTTTGAGTCATGAAAGAGACGCCGAGGAGACGAAGGAGAAGGTGAATAGATGGAGGGCCGCCCTGAGGGAAGCATCCAATCTAGTGGGATGGCCTCTTCACAATCA CAG GGGACAGAAGAAATTCAAAAGATACAGTTCAGCAGT ATAG